One segment of Leptodactylus fuscus isolate aLepFus1 chromosome 7, aLepFus1.hap2, whole genome shotgun sequence DNA contains the following:
- the LOC142213011 gene encoding olfactory receptor 5AP2-like: MENLNQTSPRRFMLLGLSDVPYLQIICFIVFLIIYITTLLGNVLLIIVVRVNTKLHTPMYFFLSILSMIDIWFSSTTLPTILKNTLSKDRSISRVGCALQMYFHLSLGAAECVLLAVMAYDRFVAICRPLHYQTIINKKMCICLASIPWGIGFGNATVHVPLTFQLPFCKTNHVNHFFCEMPPFFLISCKDTRFNEIAMNVAAQIFVLCAFFFILISYINIISSIFKIRSTQGREKAFSTCASHLTVVSLYYGAIIFMYLKPRSAYSPEIDKAVSIVYTAVTPMLNPIIYSMRNKDVKDTIRLKLLRHSNH, encoded by the coding sequence ATGGAAAACTTAAATCAAACATCTCCAAGAAGATTCATGCTCCTTGGCCTATCCGATGTCCCATATCTCCAGATCATCTGCTTTATAGTCTTCTTAATAATATACATAACAACATTATTGGGAAATGTCCTATTGATCATTGTGGTCAGGGTCAATACAAAACTTCACACCCCCATGTACTTTTTCTTGAGTATTCTCTCCATGATAGACATCTGGTTCTCCTCCACCACTTTACCTACAATTCTGAAAAACACTCTATCCAAGGACAGAAGTATTTCTCGGGTGGGATGTGCCCTTCAAATGTATTTCCATTTGTCGTTGGGGGCCGCAGAATGCGTCCTTCTCGCTGTCATGGCCTACGACCGGTTTGTAGCCATCTGTAGGCCATTGCACTACCAAACAATTATTAACAAGAAGATGTGTATTTGTTTGGCTTCCATACCATGGGGTATTGGATTTGGTAATGCCACCGTTCATGTGCCACTCACTTTCCAGCTTCCCTTTTGCAAAACCAACCATGTCAACCACTTCTTCTGCGAGATGCCTCCTTTCTTTCTAATCTCCTGCAAAGATACTCGCTTCAATGAGATAGCCATGAACGTTGCGGCACAGATCTTTGTCTTATGTGCTTTCTTTTTTATATTAATCTCTTACATCAACATCATCTCCAGCATCTTCAAGATACGCTCTACTCAAGGAAGAGAAAAAGCTTTCTCCACATGTGCCTCCCACCTCACCGTGGTGTCTCTGTACTATGGCGCCATTATCTTCATGTACCTAAAGCCTCGCTCCGCATACTCTCCTGAGATAGACAAGGCGGTGTCCATTGTGTATACAGCGGTGACTCCAATGTTGAACCCCATCATCTACAGCATGAGGAACAAAGATGTTAAAGACACAATCAGACTTAAGCTTCTTAGGCATTCAAACCATTGA
- the LOC142213013 gene encoding olfactory receptor 5AP2-like: protein MENSNETSSGFILLGLSDVPYLQVICFIVFLIMYMVTLSGNTLLITVVRINVKLHTPMYFFLSNLSMIDVCFSSTIVPKILTNTLSKDRSISRVGCAFQMYFHLALGATECVLLAVMAYDRFAAICRPLHYQTIINRKMCICLASTSWGVGFGNAIIHVPLTFQLPFCKSHHVNHFFCEMPPFFRLSCKDTRPNEIAMNIAAQIIVLCAFFLTLISYINIISSVFKIRSSQGRDKAFSTCASHLTVVSLYYGTIIFMYLKPRSAYSPEIDKTVSILYTAVTPMLNPIIYSMRNKDVKDTIRIKLFRQSNH, encoded by the coding sequence ATGGAAAACTCAAATGAAACATCCTCAGGATTCATCCTCCTTGGCCTCTCCGATGTCCCATATCTCCAAGTCATCTGCTTCATAGTCTTcttgataatgtacatggtgacatTGTCAGGAAACACACTACTGATCACTGTGGTGAGGATCAACGTGAAGCTTCACACCCCCATGTACTTTTTCTTGAGTAATCTCTCTATGATTGACGTTTGCTTCTCCTCCACCATTGTGCCTAAAATTCTGACAAACACTCTATCCAAGGACAGAAGTATTTCTCGGGTGGGATGTGCCTTTCAAATGTATTTCCATTTGGCATTGGGAGCCACAGAATGCGTCCTTCTTGCTGTCATGGCCTATGACCGATTTGCAGCTATCTGTAGGCCATTGCATTACCAAACGATTATTAATAGGAAGATGTGTATTTGTTTGGCTTCCACATCTTGGGGTGTTGGCTTTGGTAACGCCATCATTCATGTGCCTCTAACCTTCCAACTGCCCTTCTGCAAATCCCACCATGTCAACCACTTCTTCTGCGAGATGCCTCCTTTCTTTCGACTCTCCTGCAAAGATACTCGCCCCAATGAGATAGCCATGAACATTGCGGCACAGATCATTGTCTTATGCGCTTTCTTCTTGACTTTAATCTCATACATCAACATCATCTCCAGCGTCTTCAAGATCCGTTCTTCACAAGGCAGAGATAAGGCTTTCTCCACGTGTGCCTCCCACCTCACCGTTGTGTCTCTATACTATGGGACAATCATCTTCATGTACCTGAAGCCTCGCTCCGCATACTCTCCTGAGATAGACAAGACGGTGTCCATTTTATATACAGCGGTGACTCCAATGTTGAACCCCATCATCTACAGCATGAGGAACAAGGATGTTAAAGATACCATCAGAATTAAGCTTTTTAGGCAATCAAACCATTGA